In a single window of the Pongo abelii isolate AG06213 chromosome 1, NHGRI_mPonAbe1-v2.0_pri, whole genome shotgun sequence genome:
- the HAO2 gene encoding 2-Hydroxyacid oxidase 2 → MSLVCLTDFQAHTREQLSKSTWDFIEGGADDSITRDDNIAAFKRIRLRPRYLRDVSEVDTRTTIQGEEISAPICIAPTGFHCLVWPDGEMSTARAAQAAGICYITSTFASCSLEDIVIAAPEGLRWFQLYVHPDLQLNKQLIQRVESLGFKALVITLDTPVCGNRRHDIRNQLRRNLTLTDLQSPKKGNAIPYFQMTPISTSLCWNDLSWFQSITRLPIILKGILTKEDAELAVKHNVQGIIVSNHGGRQLDEVLASIDALTEVVAAVKGKIEVYLDGGVRTGNDVLKALALGAKCIFLGRPILWGLACKGEHGVKEVLNILTNEFHTSMALTGCRSVAEINRNLVQFSRL, encoded by the exons ATGTCCTTGGTGTGTTTGACAGACTTTCAGGCCCACACACGGGAGCAGCTGTCTAAGTCAACTTGGGATTTTATTGAAGGTGGAGCTGATGACAGCATCACGCGGGATGACAACATTGCAGCATTCAAAAG AATTCGCCTCCGTCCCCGGTACCTGAGAGATGTGTCTGAGGTGGACACCAGAACCACAATCCAAGGGGAGGAGATCAGTGCCCCTATTTGCATCGCACCCACAGGGTTCCACTGCCTTGTCTGGCCTGATGGGGAAATGAGCACAGCAAGAG CTGCCCAAGCGGCTGGTATCTGCTACATCACCAGCACATTTGCCAGCTGTAGCCTTGAAGACATTGTCATTGCAGCTCCCGAAGGCCTCCGATGGTTCCAACTCTATGTGCATCCAGACCTGCAGCTGAACAAACAGTTGATCCAGAGGGTAGAATCCCTAGGTTTCAAAGCTTTGGTAATAACTTTGGATACACCTGTATGTGGCAACAGGCGACATGACATTCGAAACCAGTTGAGGAGGAACTTAACACTAACAGATCTTCAATCACCTAAAAAG GGAAATGCAATACCTTATTTCCAGATGACTCCTATCAGCACTTCTCTCTGCTGGAATGATCTCTCCTGGTTTCAGAGCATAACTCGATTGCCCATCATCCTTAAAGGGATTTTGACAAAAGAGGATGCAGAGTTAGCTGTGAAGCACAATGTCCAGGGCATCATTGTTTCCAACCATGGTGGGAGGCAGCTTGATGAGGTTCTCGCTTCA ATTGATGCTTTGACAGAAGTGGTGGCAGCTGTAAAGGGGAAAATTGAAGTCTACCTGGATGGCGGGGTCCGAACTGGCAATGATGTCCTGAAGGCTCTGGCCCTTGGAGCTAAGTGCATTTTTCTTGGGAGACCAATCCTATGGGGCCTTGCCTGCAAG GGTGAACATGGTGTTAAGGAAgttttgaacattttaacaaatgaGTTCCACACTTCCATGGCCCTTACAG GCTGCCGGTCGGTCGCTGAGATCAATCGAAACTTGGTCCAGTTTTCCAGGCTGTAA